One window of Streptomyces sp. NBC_00273 genomic DNA carries:
- a CDS encoding GntR family transcriptional regulator produces the protein MTSTNLKITIDGSAGSAAPYEQLRAQIADRARSGKLPAGFKLPTVRGLAEELGLAANTVAKAYRALEADAVIETRGRNGTFIAAAGEGAAREAASAAQAFAERVHRLGLTEAEAVAAAAEALRARYAVK, from the coding sequence GTGACCTCGACAAACCTGAAGATCACCATCGACGGCTCGGCCGGGTCGGCCGCCCCGTACGAACAGCTGCGCGCGCAGATCGCCGACCGGGCCCGGTCGGGGAAGCTCCCGGCGGGCTTCAAGCTGCCGACGGTACGGGGCCTCGCGGAGGAGCTGGGACTGGCCGCCAACACGGTTGCGAAGGCGTACCGGGCGCTGGAGGCGGACGCGGTGATCGAGACGCGGGGCCGGAACGGGACCTTCATCGCGGCGGCGGGGGAGGGCGCGGCGCGCGAGGCCGCGTCGGCCGCGCAGGCGTTCGCGGAACGGGTGCACCGGCTCGGGCTGACGGAGGCCGAGGCGGTGGCGGCCGCCGCCGAAGCCCTCCGGGCCCGGTACGCAGTCAAGTAG
- a CDS encoding esterase/lipase family protein, whose protein sequence is MLPWRRLLRPLAVLTLTAAALVAPTGAAQAAAAPSSGWNNWSCKPSAAHPRPVVLVHGTFGNSWDNWLGLAPYLVHRGYCVYSLDYGQLPGVPLFNGLGPIDKSAGQLDVFVDRVLAVTGSAKTDIIGHSQGGMMPRYYLKFLGGAEKVNALVGLAPDNHGTTLLGFTKLLPYFPGAEDLISTATPGLADQIAGSAFLQKLNEGGDTVPGVKYTVIATKYDEVVTPYRSGFLDGANVRNVVLQDLCFLDLSEHVAIGLTDRIAWHEAVNALDPANAERTTCASVFD, encoded by the coding sequence ATGCTGCCCTGGAGACGCCTGCTCCGCCCACTCGCCGTCCTCACCCTCACCGCCGCCGCACTCGTCGCCCCCACCGGCGCAGCGCAGGCCGCGGCCGCCCCCAGCAGCGGCTGGAACAATTGGTCGTGCAAGCCGTCCGCCGCGCACCCGCGCCCCGTCGTCCTCGTGCACGGCACCTTCGGCAACTCCTGGGACAACTGGCTCGGCCTCGCCCCGTACCTCGTGCACCGCGGGTACTGCGTCTACTCGCTCGACTACGGCCAGCTGCCCGGCGTGCCCCTCTTCAACGGGCTCGGTCCCATCGACAAGTCCGCCGGCCAGCTCGACGTCTTCGTCGACCGGGTCCTCGCCGTCACCGGCTCCGCCAAGACCGACATCATCGGGCACTCGCAGGGCGGCATGATGCCGCGCTACTACCTGAAGTTCCTCGGTGGCGCGGAGAAGGTCAACGCGCTGGTCGGGCTCGCTCCCGACAACCACGGCACCACCCTGCTCGGATTCACCAAGCTCCTGCCGTACTTCCCCGGGGCCGAGGACCTGATCAGCACCGCGACCCCGGGCCTCGCCGACCAGATCGCCGGATCCGCCTTCCTGCAGAAGCTGAACGAGGGCGGGGACACCGTGCCCGGCGTGAAGTACACGGTGATCGCGACCAAGTACGACGAGGTGGTGACGCCGTACCGGAGCGGCTTCCTGGACGGGGCGAACGTACGCAACGTCGTGCTCCAGGACCTGTGCTTCCTGGACCTCTCGGAGCACGTCGCCATCGGCCTCACCGACCGGATCGCCTGGCACGAGGCGGTCAACGCCCTCGACCCGGCCAACGCCGAACGGACCACCTGCGCCTCCGTCTTCGACTGA
- a CDS encoding DinB/UmuC family translesion DNA polymerase: MTAGTVGVAGTAGTAAPAAERVVMCLRPYPADGSPLGAREYAGVLALLGGITPAVQALAPDTVLAEVRGALRYFDCDATRLAAVIRVRALALYGVDAAVGVAGNPMLARAAAREARPGQTLVIPGEPAAVRDFLAGKPVTALDGVGPKAARTLCSYGLDSVGRVAAAPPAALRRILGARLGREVHERALGIDRTPVRPGAAARAVAAERLFDLDELDPVRHRRALLSLTEELGAKLRTQERGRGQVCRALSLTVRCADRTTLTRTRTLAEPTAHSAALTATAYALYESLGLQRARVRALSLRAEDLTSAERAARQLSLDPEDEKARRLEAVTDRVRARFGPHAIARGTLAA; this comes from the coding sequence ATGACCGCCGGGACGGTCGGGGTCGCCGGGACGGCCGGGACCGCCGCGCCCGCTGCCGAGCGGGTCGTGATGTGCCTGCGCCCGTACCCCGCCGACGGGAGCCCGCTCGGGGCGCGGGAGTACGCCGGGGTGCTCGCGTTGCTCGGGGGCATCACCCCGGCCGTGCAGGCCCTGGCGCCCGACACCGTCCTCGCCGAAGTCCGGGGCGCGCTGCGGTACTTCGACTGCGACGCCACCCGGCTGGCCGCCGTGATCCGGGTCCGGGCCCTCGCCCTGTACGGGGTGGACGCCGCCGTCGGCGTGGCCGGCAACCCCATGCTGGCCCGGGCGGCGGCCCGCGAGGCCCGGCCCGGGCAGACCCTGGTGATCCCCGGGGAGCCCGCCGCCGTACGGGACTTCCTGGCGGGCAAGCCCGTCACCGCCCTCGACGGGGTCGGGCCGAAGGCCGCCCGCACCCTGTGCTCCTACGGCCTCGATTCCGTCGGCCGGGTCGCCGCCGCCCCGCCCGCCGCACTGCGGCGGATCCTCGGCGCCCGGCTCGGCCGCGAGGTGCACGAGCGCGCCCTCGGGATCGACCGGACCCCCGTCCGGCCCGGCGCTGCCGCCCGCGCCGTCGCCGCCGAGCGGCTCTTCGATCTGGACGAGCTGGATCCCGTACGGCACCGGCGGGCGCTGCTCTCGCTGACGGAGGAGCTCGGCGCGAAGCTTCGTACACAGGAACGGGGCCGGGGGCAGGTCTGCCGCGCCCTCTCGCTCACCGTCCGCTGTGCCGACCGCACCACGCTCACCCGGACGCGCACCCTGGCCGAGCCCACCGCGCACTCGGCGGCCCTGACCGCCACGGCCTACGCCCTCTACGAGAGCCTCGGCCTACAGCGGGCCCGGGTCCGCGCGCTGTCCCTGCGCGCCGAGGACCTGACCTCGGCCGAACGGGCCGCGCGACAGCTCAGCCTCGACCCCGAGGACGAGAAGGCCCGCCGCCTCGAGGCCGTCACGGACCGGGTCCGCGCGCGCTTCGGGCCGCACGCGATCGCCCGCGGCACGCTGGCGGCCTGA
- a CDS encoding DUF402 domain-containing protein gives MTAQLTVVLTKAGRTKIRYPAAQVADDGDRISVRAPWAADGVRDFGFVRFEPGDVFVEHFWRTRWYAVKEVWTAGGALKGWYCDVTRPALVQSGEILVEDLDLDLWVSADGSSVLRLDEDEFAESGLAESDPEAAAQAVRALDALDDQARSAAGLSALLP, from the coding sequence GTGACCGCACAGCTGACCGTCGTCCTGACCAAGGCCGGACGGACCAAGATCCGCTACCCGGCAGCGCAGGTCGCCGACGACGGCGACCGGATCTCCGTGCGCGCCCCCTGGGCGGCGGACGGCGTACGGGACTTCGGCTTCGTGCGCTTCGAGCCGGGCGACGTGTTCGTCGAACACTTCTGGCGGACCCGCTGGTACGCGGTCAAGGAAGTGTGGACCGCGGGTGGTGCCCTCAAGGGCTGGTACTGCGACGTCACGCGCCCGGCTCTGGTGCAGAGCGGGGAGATCCTCGTGGAGGACCTGGACCTCGACCTGTGGGTCTCGGCGGACGGGAGTTCCGTGCTGCGGCTGGACGAGGACGAGTTCGCCGAGAGCGGGCTCGCCGAGAGCGACCCGGAGGCCGCGGCCCAGGCCGTACGGGCCCTCGACGCGCTGGACGACCAGGCCCGGTCCGCGGCCGGCCTTTCCGCGCTCCTCCCGTAG
- a CDS encoding lytic polysaccharide monooxygenase auxiliary activity family 9 protein produces the protein MPARRRRTAVTLTRIASAGLAPLALAAYAAAPAVAHGSMTDPVSRVAACYAEGPESPKSAPCKAAVAAAGTQPFYDWNAVNIANAAGNQRSLIPNGQLCSAGNDKYRGLDLARADWPASPMAAGAHTFRYKGTAPHKGSFELYVTKDGYDPTKPLAWSDLEPAPFAKVTDPGMQNGDYVFSGTVPNKSGRHLIYSIWQRSDSPEAFYTCSDVVFGKDNGGAGGGNGNGGGSGTAPTTGTGAKPSGKPGGKPGDKPSDKPADEPSAPTDQQISDGAGKSTVEHDGHGDNDPKTNGTKDSAVVPIAAGSPSPASAKDNLAETGGNSATPTIAIAGAAALAVGAAALFAAARRRTARTTTGRQGR, from the coding sequence ATGCCCGCACGCCGCCGCCGCACCGCCGTCACGCTGACCCGTATCGCCTCCGCCGGCCTGGCCCCGCTCGCGCTGGCCGCGTACGCGGCGGCTCCCGCGGTCGCCCACGGCTCGATGACGGACCCGGTCAGCCGGGTGGCCGCGTGCTACGCCGAGGGACCGGAGTCCCCGAAGTCGGCGCCGTGCAAGGCGGCGGTCGCGGCCGCCGGGACGCAGCCGTTCTACGACTGGAACGCGGTGAACATCGCCAACGCTGCCGGCAACCAACGGTCGTTGATCCCGAACGGCCAGCTCTGCTCGGCCGGCAACGACAAGTACCGGGGGCTGGACCTGGCCCGTGCCGACTGGCCGGCCAGCCCGATGGCCGCCGGCGCGCACACCTTCCGCTACAAGGGCACGGCCCCGCACAAGGGCTCCTTCGAGCTGTACGTGACGAAGGACGGCTACGACCCGACCAAGCCCCTGGCCTGGTCCGACCTGGAGCCCGCCCCGTTCGCGAAGGTCACCGACCCGGGCATGCAGAACGGCGACTACGTCTTCTCCGGGACCGTCCCGAACAAGTCGGGCCGCCACCTGATCTACAGCATCTGGCAGCGCTCCGACAGCCCGGAGGCCTTCTACACCTGCTCCGACGTGGTCTTCGGCAAGGACAACGGGGGCGCGGGCGGCGGGAACGGCAACGGTGGCGGCTCCGGTACCGCTCCGACCACCGGTACGGGTGCCAAGCCGAGCGGCAAGCCGGGCGGCAAGCCCGGCGACAAGCCGTCCGACAAGCCGGCGGACGAGCCCTCGGCCCCGACCGACCAGCAGATCTCCGACGGTGCCGGCAAGTCCACGGTGGAGCACGACGGCCACGGCGACAACGACCCGAAGACGAACGGCACGAAGGATTCCGCCGTCGTCCCGATCGCGGCCGGCTCCCCCTCGCCGGCCTCGGCCAAGGACAACCTCGCGGAGACGGGCGGCAACAGCGCCACCCCGACGATCGCGATCGCCGGGGCCGCCGCCCTGGCCGTCGGCGCGGCCGCGCTGTTCGCAGCCGCCCGCCGCCGCACCGCGCGTACGACGACGGGCCGCCAGGGCCGCTAG
- a CDS encoding histone deacetylase produces the protein MSVHTATPLAGSIPTPERVWYASYGSNMHMDRLATYIAGGTPPGAARTYPGCRDHRAPERSIAVELEGRLYFATESPVWTGGRAFYDPTAPGRTRGRAHLVTVGQMSDIAAQEMYEEPGADLDLTAALRDGRDELGPGRYETLICPGTIEGVPMLTFTAPWSLQDVEVLNPSGAYLRYLAAGLLESGPWEEQDIAGYLAACPGAAGNWTPAQVRNLLTAATDG, from the coding sequence GTGTCCGTCCACACCGCCACCCCGCTCGCCGGGTCGATCCCCACGCCCGAGAGGGTCTGGTACGCCTCCTACGGGTCCAACATGCACATGGACCGCCTCGCCACGTACATCGCCGGCGGGACCCCGCCGGGCGCCGCACGCACGTACCCGGGCTGCCGGGACCACAGGGCGCCCGAACGCTCGATCGCGGTCGAGCTGGAAGGCCGCCTGTACTTCGCCACGGAGTCTCCGGTGTGGACGGGGGGCCGGGCGTTCTACGACCCCACGGCCCCCGGGCGCACGCGCGGACGCGCGCACCTGGTGACGGTGGGCCAGATGTCCGACATCGCCGCCCAGGAGATGTACGAGGAGCCGGGGGCGGACCTGGACCTGACGGCGGCCCTACGGGACGGCCGTGACGAGCTGGGCCCGGGGCGGTACGAGACCCTGATCTGCCCGGGCACGATCGAGGGCGTCCCCATGCTGACCTTCACCGCGCCGTGGAGCCTCCAGGACGTCGAGGTGCTCAACCCGTCGGGCGCCTACCTGCGCTACCTGGCCGCCGGCCTCCTGGAGTCCGGCCCCTGGGAGGAACAGGACATCGCCGGCTACCTCGCGGCCTGCCCCGGCGCCGCCGGCAACTGGACGCCCGCACAGGTGAGGAACCTCCTCACGGCCGCCACCGACGGGTGA
- a CDS encoding GNAT family N-acetyltransferase — translation MTVSIRDLRPGDSSDAGSVARVRRAALPFMIITAESVAFELSSAHPAKHHRILVAETADGRVIGAAQVGIAYESPEPGQSYVNAYVDPAHRGLGAGALLLRTAEEHLVARGAVDAYAWVLDEPAPRAFAERRGYLPSRSAHFLRLDLAAAALPDLPRDLPAGVELRPGSAFAADPRPLFEADAETTSDEPGDVPAELDDYEDWLAHTWNSPTLDKELTTVALVDGVVASFAAAQTDGATRYASAMTGTLRAFRGRGLAKLAKTASLHRARAAGYTEAFTGNDAGNDPMLAINEWFGYEICATEMRYTKKLETL, via the coding sequence ATGACCGTATCGATCCGTGATCTCCGCCCCGGCGATTCCTCGGACGCGGGGTCCGTCGCGCGGGTACGCCGCGCCGCCCTGCCGTTCATGATCATCACTGCCGAGAGCGTGGCCTTCGAGCTCTCCTCCGCCCACCCGGCGAAGCACCACCGGATCCTCGTCGCCGAGACCGCGGACGGCCGCGTCATCGGCGCGGCCCAGGTCGGCATCGCGTACGAGAGCCCCGAGCCCGGCCAGTCGTACGTCAACGCCTACGTCGATCCCGCCCACCGCGGCCTCGGCGCCGGCGCCCTCCTGCTCCGCACCGCCGAGGAGCACCTCGTCGCGCGGGGTGCGGTGGACGCGTACGCCTGGGTGCTCGACGAGCCCGCCCCCCGCGCCTTCGCCGAGCGGCGCGGGTACCTCCCCAGCCGGTCGGCGCACTTCCTGCGCCTGGACCTGGCGGCGGCCGCGCTGCCCGACCTCCCGCGGGACCTTCCGGCCGGGGTCGAGCTGCGCCCCGGCTCCGCCTTCGCCGCCGACCCGCGGCCGCTGTTCGAGGCCGACGCGGAGACGACCTCCGACGAACCGGGCGACGTGCCGGCCGAGCTCGACGACTACGAGGACTGGCTCGCGCACACTTGGAACAGCCCGACCCTCGACAAGGAGCTGACCACCGTCGCCCTGGTCGACGGCGTGGTGGCCTCCTTCGCCGCGGCGCAGACCGACGGCGCCACCCGCTACGCCTCGGCGATGACCGGCACCTTGCGCGCCTTCCGCGGCCGGGGGCTGGCCAAGCTCGCCAAGACGGCCTCCCTGCACCGGGCCCGCGCGGCCGGGTACACCGAGGCCTTCACCGGCAACGACGCGGGCAACGATCCGATGCTCGCCATCAACGAATGGTTCGGCTACGAGATCTGCGCGACCGAGATGCGCTACACGAAGAAGCTGGAGACCCTGTGA
- a CDS encoding DNA polymerase III subunit alpha: MPGFTHLHTVSGFSMRYGGAHPQRLAERAAERGMDALALTDRDTLAGAVRFAKACARAGVRPLFGVDMAVPPATGPAGSGGPTGPGEASYRRRTPVKGGAFVDESAARAVFLARDGAAGWAELCRMVTAAHAGAAEVPLVPWEALRGEGVFVLLGPGSEVGRALAAGRPDRAARLLAPWREIYGDSLRLEAVHHGRTGTGPGSLRLAARTVGFAAEQGVPAVLTNAVRYADPGQGPVADILDAARRLVPIDPRNPAYPLDSGERWLKGPAAMAEAADRIAQAAGLRPADARRLLAETRRTAEACSVDPEDDLGMGSVHFPEARLVGAAHRSAQRVLTSRASAGMVVRGYAGDRAYWERMHQELDIIAYHGFASYFLTVAQVVDDVREMGIRVAARGSGAGSLVNHLLGIAHADPVAHGLLMERFLSKRRRVLPDIDIDVESARRLEVYRRIMDRFGTERVATVSMPETYRVRHAIRDVGAALSMDPAVTDRLAKAFPHIRARDARAALEELPELRDVRGESYGRLWELVESLDALPRGIAMHPCGVLLSDDSLLARTPVVPTSGEGFPMSQFDKDDVEELGLLKLDVLGVRMQSAMAHAVAEIRRGTGRELDLDDPAQVPPGDRATYELIRSAETLGCFQIESPGQRDLVGRLQPATFHDLVVDISLFRPGPVAADMVRPFIEARHGRAPVRFPHPDLADALRETYGVVVFHEQIIEIVHVMTGCGRDEADRVRRGLSDPQSQPRIKVWFAAKAAERGYPVEVIARTWEIVEAFGSYGFCKAHAVAFAVPTYQSAWLKAHHPAAFYAGLLTHDPGMYPKRLLLADARRRGVPVLPLDVNRSAAAHRIELVSDNGGVWGLRLGLSDVHGISAAEADRIEAGQPYASLRDFWDRAHPGRPVAERLAQVGALDAFGANRRDLLLHVSELHGAQRAAGVRGPQLPLGGGRSTASVGLPDLTEAERLSAELGVLGMDASRHLMGDHHAFLAELGVIPARRLRDTEHGQTVLVAGAKAATQTPPIRSGRRVIFTTLDDGTGLVDLAFFDDSHERCAHTVFHSFLLLVRGVVQRRGPQSLSVVGAAAWNLAELVELRAAGGLDAVAARLAEPAAEPPAPGADGEPAAQGPQGSGRKIRMSTGYEMNPWADLQPPGTGPATGRKLWHSSPGSAG, from the coding sequence GTGCCTGGTTTTACGCATCTGCACACCGTTTCGGGGTTCTCCATGCGCTACGGAGGCGCACACCCGCAGCGGCTGGCAGAGCGCGCCGCCGAGCGGGGCATGGACGCCCTCGCCCTGACCGACCGCGACACCCTCGCGGGCGCGGTCCGGTTCGCGAAGGCGTGTGCGCGGGCGGGCGTCCGGCCGTTGTTCGGAGTGGACATGGCGGTCCCGCCCGCGACGGGCCCGGCCGGGTCGGGGGGCCCGACCGGGCCCGGCGAGGCCTCGTACCGGCGGCGCACCCCCGTCAAGGGCGGGGCCTTCGTGGACGAGTCCGCCGCGCGCGCCGTCTTCCTGGCCCGGGACGGGGCCGCCGGCTGGGCCGAGCTGTGCCGGATGGTCACCGCCGCCCACGCGGGGGCCGCCGAGGTCCCGCTGGTGCCCTGGGAGGCCCTGCGCGGGGAGGGCGTCTTCGTCCTGCTCGGGCCCGGCTCCGAGGTGGGGCGGGCCCTCGCCGCGGGCCGCCCCGACCGGGCCGCCCGGCTGCTCGCACCCTGGCGGGAGATCTACGGCGACTCCCTGCGCCTGGAGGCCGTCCACCACGGCCGCACCGGCACCGGGCCCGGCTCGCTGCGGCTGGCCGCCCGTACCGTCGGCTTCGCCGCCGAGCAGGGCGTTCCGGCCGTGCTGACCAATGCCGTCCGCTACGCCGACCCCGGCCAGGGCCCGGTCGCCGACATCCTCGACGCGGCCCGCCGGCTGGTCCCCATCGACCCCCGCAACCCCGCGTACCCGCTCGACAGCGGCGAGCGCTGGCTCAAGGGCCCCGCCGCCATGGCCGAGGCCGCCGACCGGATCGCGCAGGCGGCCGGCCTGCGCCCCGCCGACGCCAGGCGCCTGCTCGCGGAGACCCGGCGTACTGCCGAGGCCTGCTCCGTGGACCCCGAGGACGACCTCGGCATGGGTTCCGTGCACTTTCCCGAGGCCCGGCTCGTCGGCGCGGCCCACCGCAGCGCCCAGCGGGTCCTCACCTCCCGGGCCTCGGCGGGCATGGTGGTGCGCGGCTACGCGGGCGACCGCGCCTACTGGGAGCGGATGCACCAGGAGCTCGACATCATCGCCTACCACGGCTTCGCCTCGTACTTCCTGACGGTCGCTCAAGTGGTGGACGACGTGAGGGAGATGGGGATCCGGGTGGCCGCCCGGGGGTCCGGCGCGGGTTCCCTCGTCAACCACCTGCTCGGGATCGCGCACGCCGACCCCGTCGCCCACGGCCTGCTGATGGAGCGCTTCCTCTCCAAGCGGCGGCGCGTCCTGCCCGACATCGACATCGACGTGGAGTCCGCCCGCCGGCTGGAGGTCTACCGGCGGATCATGGACCGGTTCGGCACCGAGCGCGTCGCCACCGTCTCCATGCCCGAGACCTACCGGGTCCGGCACGCGATCCGTGACGTCGGCGCCGCCCTGTCCATGGACCCGGCCGTCACCGACCGGCTCGCCAAGGCCTTCCCGCACATCAGGGCCCGTGACGCCCGTGCCGCGCTGGAGGAGCTCCCCGAACTGCGCGACGTACGGGGGGAGTCGTACGGGCGGCTGTGGGAGCTCGTCGAATCGCTGGACGCGCTGCCGCGCGGGATCGCCATGCACCCGTGCGGGGTGCTGCTCTCCGACGACTCGCTGCTCGCCCGTACGCCGGTGGTGCCCACCAGCGGCGAGGGCTTCCCCATGTCGCAGTTCGACAAGGACGACGTGGAGGAGCTCGGGCTCCTCAAGCTGGACGTGCTGGGCGTGCGGATGCAGTCCGCGATGGCGCACGCGGTCGCCGAGATCCGTCGCGGCACGGGGCGGGAGCTCGACCTGGACGACCCGGCGCAGGTGCCGCCGGGCGACCGGGCCACGTACGAGCTGATCCGCTCGGCCGAGACCCTGGGCTGCTTCCAGATCGAATCGCCGGGCCAGCGGGACCTGGTGGGGCGGCTGCAGCCGGCCACCTTCCACGACCTGGTCGTCGACATCTCGCTGTTCCGACCGGGGCCGGTGGCCGCCGACATGGTGCGGCCCTTCATCGAGGCCCGGCACGGGCGGGCCCCGGTCCGCTTCCCGCACCCGGACCTGGCCGACGCACTGCGCGAGACGTACGGGGTGGTGGTCTTCCACGAGCAGATCATCGAGATCGTGCACGTCATGACCGGGTGCGGGCGGGACGAGGCGGACCGGGTGCGGCGCGGACTGTCCGACCCGCAGTCGCAGCCGCGGATCAAGGTCTGGTTCGCGGCCAAGGCGGCCGAGCGCGGCTATCCGGTGGAGGTGATCGCCCGTACCTGGGAGATCGTGGAGGCCTTCGGGTCGTACGGCTTCTGCAAGGCGCACGCGGTGGCCTTCGCGGTGCCCACCTACCAGTCGGCCTGGCTGAAGGCGCACCACCCGGCGGCCTTCTACGCCGGGCTGTTGACCCACGACCCGGGGATGTACCCGAAACGGCTGCTGCTGGCGGACGCGCGGCGGCGGGGCGTGCCGGTGCTGCCGCTGGACGTGAACCGGTCGGCGGCCGCCCATCGCATCGAACTGGTGTCCGATAACGGAGGAGTGTGGGGGCTGCGGCTCGGGCTGTCCGACGTCCACGGCATCAGTGCGGCCGAGGCGGACCGGATCGAGGCGGGACAGCCGTACGCCTCCCTGCGCGACTTCTGGGACCGGGCGCACCCGGGCCGCCCGGTCGCCGAACGGCTCGCGCAGGTCGGGGCGTTGGACGCCTTCGGCGCCAACCGGCGGGACCTGCTGCTGCACGTGTCCGAACTGCACGGCGCACAGCGGGCCGCAGGCGTGCGCGGTCCTCAACTCCCCCTGGGGGGCGGCAGGTCCACGGCTTCCGTCGGACTGCCCGACCTGACCGAGGCGGAACGGCTCAGCGCCGAGCTGGGCGTCCTCGGCATGGACGCCTCGCGGCACCTGATGGGGGACCACCACGCCTTCCTGGCGGAACTGGGAGTGATCCCGGCGCGTCGGCTGCGGGACACCGAGCACGGACAGACCGTGCTGGTCGCAGGGGCCAAGGCGGCCACCCAGACCCCGCCGATCCGCTCCGGGAGGCGGGTCATCTTCACGACGCTGGACGACGGGACGGGCCTGGTCGACCTGGCCTTCTTCGACGACAGCCACGAACGCTGCGCGCACACCGTCTTCCACTCCTTCCTGCTGCTGGTACGGGGTGTCGTGCAGCGGCGGGGCCCGCAGAGCCTGAGCGTGGTCGGGGCGGCGGCGTGGAACCTGGCGGAGCTGGTGGAGCTCCGGGCGGCGGGCGGCCTGGACGCGGTCGCGGCCCGCCTCGCCGAACCGGCGGCCGAACCGCCCGCTCCAGGTGCCGACGGGGAGCCGGCGGCGCAGGGCCCGCAGGGTTCCGGCCGCAAGATCCGCATGTCCACGGGGTACGAGATGAACCCCTGGGCCGACCTCCAGCCGCCGGGCACCGGCCCCGCGACCGGCCGCAAGCTGTGGCACTCCAGCCCGGGGAGCGCGGGATGA
- a CDS encoding DUF5925 domain-containing protein, with product MSANPQDALPIRLNVDDSDSPSDVVDALFLGRFASGEQPYSHSVSIERVKAEATLLPPEATVLRSARDSDRSATLAEGEGWTVLVSRWSRGADVTVTAVSDELAAGVLGKATEGVQDEPEPQPENVTMGFWYVSPRRGPYRTTRQIAAGTWAEVRPNYTAQVAGAMDRLMKVTPDDIAGRLLLLHGPPGTGKTSALRTLARSWRDWCQVDCVLDPERLFNDVGYLMDIAIGEDEGTAKGRWRLLLLEDCDELIRGEARHTAGQALSRLLNLTDGLLGQGRNVLVGVTTNEDLERLHPAVVRPGRCLARIEVGRLTHREAVDWLGTDEGVSREGASLAELFALRRGTGPAAILPPQPHSSEAGLYL from the coding sequence ATGTCAGCCAACCCGCAGGACGCGCTGCCGATCCGGCTCAACGTCGACGACAGCGACTCACCGTCGGACGTCGTCGACGCGCTCTTCCTCGGCCGGTTCGCGTCCGGCGAGCAGCCGTACTCGCACAGCGTGTCGATCGAGCGGGTCAAGGCGGAGGCCACCCTCCTGCCGCCGGAGGCCACGGTGTTGCGCTCGGCGCGCGACAGCGACCGCAGCGCCACCCTCGCCGAGGGCGAGGGCTGGACCGTGCTCGTCTCGCGCTGGAGCCGGGGCGCGGACGTCACCGTGACGGCGGTCAGCGACGAACTCGCCGCCGGCGTGCTCGGCAAGGCCACGGAAGGCGTGCAGGACGAGCCCGAACCGCAGCCCGAGAACGTCACGATGGGCTTCTGGTACGTCTCCCCGCGCCGCGGCCCGTACCGGACGACCCGCCAGATCGCGGCCGGGACCTGGGCGGAGGTGCGGCCCAACTACACCGCGCAGGTGGCCGGGGCGATGGACCGGCTGATGAAGGTGACCCCGGACGACATCGCGGGCCGGCTGCTGTTGCTGCACGGGCCGCCCGGCACGGGCAAGACCTCCGCGCTGCGCACGCTGGCCCGGTCCTGGCGCGACTGGTGCCAGGTGGACTGCGTCCTGGACCCGGAGCGGCTGTTCAACGACGTGGGCTACCTGATGGACATCGCGATCGGCGAGGACGAGGGCACGGCGAAGGGCCGCTGGCGGCTGCTGTTGCTGGAGGACTGCGACGAGCTGATCCGGGGCGAGGCCCGTCACACGGCCGGGCAGGCACTGTCCCGGCTGCTGAACCTGACGGACGGACTGCTGGGGCAGGGCCGCAACGTCCTGGTGGGGGTCACCACCAACGAGGACCTGGAGCGGCTCCACCCTGCGGTGGTCCGCCCGGGGCGCTGCCTGGCCCGCATCGAGGTCGGCCGGCTGACCCATCGGGAGGCGGTGGACTGGCTGGGCACGGACGAGGGCGTCTCCCGCGAGGGCGCCAGCCTGGCGGAACTGTTCGCCCTGCGCCGCGGCACGGGACCGGCGGCGATCCTGCCGCCGCAGCCGCACAGCTCGGAGGCGGGGCTGTACCTGTAG